cgtcgattcgaaagctctatcatcgaaaacaacttatgagtacgaggccaatcgtactcataatagtatagcagccggactctgaTATGCAtgcctttttattattattgcggTAATTTTTATACACACAATTTACATACGAAAAAATTTTAGTGGAAAACAAACACATTCGATGTTAAGCATCTGTCCTAaatcaatacatatataatataataataataataataataagtattttttatcaGACTAAAAGAGTATTACTGCGCGTCCTTCAGAACACTGCCTCTATAAAATATTGATGtgatatattttttaggaaaaactttaaatatcactctcgcggtttcgtattttctctttttattatcacctttattaatttttttcgttaaatcagtgacaaaattaaaactaaaaagtactaaaataaatattttataaacttaggtagggtatctgaaattttcttatatataatttaacgaaatgttaacgaagGAACCggcgaaaaagaaaaataaaacaacggaATACTAaactgatacattttaaatcacaaaatattgaagtgagaaagtacgaaatcataGGAAtactatttgaagtttatcctattttttatcattttatacaaataatttaatttaatatattatagtaaGTTATGTAACCAGTAATTTTTGACTAATAATTTTTCGTTGCCTAACTCCCGTCATATTTCCACGTCGAGACACGGATTGGCCAAAGATTGCATCAATTCAACGCCGTTACGTAacttccatttttctttttcccatgTTGAGACTTAAGACTTGGACATAAGGTGCAtatattcaacaaaaaaaaaattctcaaaaataGAACCTAAATTACTACAGGAACTACCGTATACATATAATATGACAAAAGCAGTCGGTTTTACATATTCATACTTGTTCTCAAAAATAATATCATAAAAGTTCTcgtattaaaaataaaatatttcaataatttcacatcggataaaaaaaaaattctgattgATATATATGAAATCTccatgctaataataataatttattaaatttaaatcatctgtctaaaatatttaagcttaattattattattattattagcacgAAGAGAATATTGGAAAGGCTGGGATTGTTACATAAAAAATGCACATGTAACAACTATATTTTAACCATCTTTTCatgtacaaaaaataataataaataaccgTAATTTTCTACTACTAAtcacaattattataattagattttttatttttgggtctAATCACAAGTATAAGGATATATGGTCCCCCGCGGGGTCCACACGCCACGTCAGCGCCCGCGCGGGcccccatcatcatcatctcccgcacctcctcctccccccaccCCGCCTCCCGCAGCCGCGCCCCCATCTCCACCAACCCCCTCTCCACCGCACGTGCCGCCTCCCCCCTCCCGCACGtgcccgccgcctcctccgccatcTCCGTCCACACCTCCACCCTCCGCGCCTCCTCCCTCTTCCCCCcccacgcggcggcggcggcggcgacgacggcgccgGAGCCCCACCGCGCGAAGAAATCGGCGATGtcgacggcggcgacgggggaggaggagggagcaggaggaggaggcggctgGGAAGCGGCTAGAGGAGGAGGCGCGGCTAGCGCGGGCGCTTTGGGATCTAGCGCGGGGCTAGGAGCAGGGCTAGATGGCGGCGATGATGCAGGGGCGCCGGGGCCGGGAGCGGCCCTTGGGGCACAAGGTGCACCCGCGGCCGCTCCAGGCCNGGTTCCCGGCGAGGGCCGGGGCCGCGGGGACGTAGTAGCGGCGGTAGATCGGGACGAGGATCGGGGCGCGATCTAGGGTTTCGCGGGCGCGATCGGCGCGGAGGAGGAGATCGGCGAAGggtcggcggaggaggaggacgagggaggaggagggggagcgCCAGTTGGGGAAGCCCGGGGAGACGGGGAGGGCCTCGGCGAGGAGATTGCGGAGGTCGGGGGGGAAGGAGAAGCCCAGCGACGCCTCGATCGCCGCGAGCTCCGCCGCCGTGAGCCCCGCGTCCActgcggcgccgccgccgacgagcCCCCCCACCACCGCCTTCGCGTACGCCGCGACGGAGAAGCACGCGCGAGGGTTCCGGGCTAGGGTTTCCGGTTGCTTCGTCATCGAATCGGGGGGcgatcgaagagagagagagagagagagaacggagGAGTGGTGTGGTGAGAGCGAGGGATTTAAAAGGGCAAGAGGAGGTGGCGGAGGTGGTGGGACACGTGGCGCGCTATGATGAGGGGACTAGGGCGAGAACAGTGGGCCCCGCGGAGAATTGTGAACTACTAGCCTTTAGACTTGGTGCACCATGTCATTCATGGACCACGAGGTATTGGCTCTCTGAATCCTTTAAAAgacaaatttgatatcaaatttgattaacttaatagttagttaattagcaaattatttataaattatttataaaattttaaaaatttgaataaaatagtCCGAATccagttttatttttataaatcagaataaaatacaaatttttagataatatttattattcgcgaataatttgcgtATACTGAACTATTCGACCAAAAAAATACAtagaatttttggataaaatttttttctccattatttacgaattattatcaaattattcgtaaattattgaaataattttttgaactttcgAAATTTGTGGATtatgaaaaagataaagatgGAGGCGacaataaatttttctttttttttctattttatttaatagctaaattttttatcctaaatttttaatagtggaACATATAATTTTCGTATATATCGCGTATTCGAATAATTACGAAGCTTTTTTTAAActgtatttttcaacaaatttaaaaattaggagacattttattcatattatatTCATAACGAACTTTTGCTGAATcagaattaactaactatgttgGCTACTAGTTTTTAAAATCGATGATAATGATGACATTAGCTGATTAGCATATCCACACTTACTATATGTAGATCgattttaagaaaattagttattgataaaattatataaaatttacttgaactataaattattttgaatttcacaatagaatattttaaattttttatttttacccaCTAATCTCTTAATTTGTTTGACTTGAGACCGTCAACAGTAATTTGACTGCAAAACtgaagatattttttattttaataaatttagagttgtcaaaatcatttaaaatatgcaaactaaatatataaagataaaggacacattcgaattttgaactcaaaataaTGTTGACcaattaaaatcaaacaaatcgaaAGATTGTatgataaaatcaaaattttaaaagattagacaATCGTATTGAAGAAGCTCCATAGTTTaagttttgtacgtttttaTCTTGGTTATTTTGTAGAtaatatatgttgattatattACAATATAGAGAGAACGAGAATTGAGTTAAAGAGTACTTTTACATTATATTTCAGGGACATTTGTATCGTCGTTTGAGGTTGTTaaacataatatatagtatgtaaacttcataaaataattaaattttataattctaaaatattatgtatCTACTGTCGACTAATGTTACtgctaataatttttaatgacaaatatatgatatatttgatACCACTCAAATTAGTCACTacaaatgaaatttaatttctaataatctatttgcgtagatcatatttaatatgaaatttaatttctaatgaTCTATTtgtgtagatcatatttaataattttaatggtgaaCACGAGAACATGGTAGAGCTATTTAATCGAAATGACACGTTTGCGATCCACAGATGATGTGGTAGACCACGTCTACGCTACAATTCTCTTGGGCTCATGGGCCCAACATTTAGAGTGGGCCCCAGTAGAACCAGATtctgaataattaaaaaaaaaaaaaagggaaaacagcGTAGTAATGAAAGGGCGTTAttttgacaattttaccctcaaGAATTTTACTTTATTCCATTTGTGTCTATGGTAGAAATGGTCTCAGCCGGGGGGCTATCTGGGGTATTTTCGTCATTTCATATATTTGATTCGCTGTGGTGTGGCGGAGACGCGAGGTTGGCCCCGAGATTCTTCTAGAAGGCAAGGAGTTCTCCAAAGTTGaccttttaaatataaacataatattttatagggtttttttttttctaaaatatttattaggtTTTATGATTTATTAATTTGACATTTTGTACCTTGCTATTATGTCATACTTGGactataaaataaagtattttaCTATTCGATCCATAATTTGTacattactatttaaaaatctatttatatttaatatagaattagagataaatagcaGTTGTGCGAATCAAACTCAAAGGCTCTCCAAACGAAGAGAACTTAATAGCATCATGTtactaaagaaaaattaatctcttaaaagtatgatgtagaaataattttaatattatgtatattatgGTTCTGAAATTTGAACGCGCGTGGATTTTCATGCTCACTTTAGAAATTAAATGTAATAATTTGACGGTTGGATTAATTTTGGGTTGGACCAAAGTTGGTCCAATAGTGGCCCAATTCAATGGGCCAAAGAAATGGTCTGGTCCATGTTGTGTCTTGGGTCGAGTCAGTAGCCTAATGGGCTAAGATTAGAGGTTTTCTAAAAAGATTGTGGCCACTCGATCAGTAGCGAGTATTGAAGTATGAGATGAGATGAATTGCATCTCACTCAGCAAAGAACGACTAACTATTGCAAGTAAAGGTTTGATCCTTCTTTGGTGCATTCGTACATCTCATCTACCACCTTTTTCGTCAGGCTAACATtttatctcatactttcacCCTAACTATCTAATCTTCTCATCGAAAAAAGATTGATAAAGAGTAACACAACGGAAAAAACAGATGTTTAGATGAGGATGCTGTCGCAATCGAACCTTTACAACTAAATCAACTAATACATCATCACTAAATTATTTTGTGGAGCTGACTGATATGACGGCTGAATTAGTTGCCATTGCGTACCTCTATTAAGGGAATCAAACATAGCGTATTGGAaaaacctaaaaaaataaaattatattactaGACAAATTTGTTCTTCAAAAATATcctaaaaatagttttctagcGGGACTGTTTAGTTGGTAGGAAAAacattttttctaaattttttcctTCAGATTTCATGAAAAATAGTATTCtcattttctaacttttttttatctgtgaaacaaaaactaaaaaaatggtGGTTTTTTTTGGTCATATCTCTCTATGGAAAGCTTATTTCTCTAAAAACAATTTTCCATATTTTTTCTGAGTAACCAAATACCTCTTAGCTAGGGATAAAAACGGGATGGATCCGAGGGCGAGAGGGTTTCCCCACCTTTCGCTCCATTTGTTGTCGGAGCGGGGCGGATTCAGACCGggttattttttatcttatttttatctCCCACTTACTGCATCATTTGGGGCGGATCGGGACGGgagtgaatttttgatagatcgagacggattgaaggaagaaaaagattttTCGCCTCCCGCTCGATTTACTTAGCGGATCAGAACAGATTCAGGatggattatatttttctatattttttgttcccacttaccgctcTATTCGGAGCAAATCGGAGTGGGAACTCCACCAActcggatccatttgcatcctacCATGTACTCCTAGCCAAGTCAAAATTAAAACTCCATAATGATCTTAGTGAAATCCTATTTTGTGACAAAGTGACCTATAAtgtaccctttttttttgccaTAATCTCCACAACACCAATTATGAAGCCACCATGCACCCTTTTTTGACAAATGTTATGTTTCCATTAGCAACATGTGAGGGAGTTACTGCTTTTCCTCTTTTAGTTGTCAATTTATCCATAATTACCAACCCACTACTTAGAAAATTTTTGACATGGattttgtatataaaatatgtatgtTACATCTGAGCCACACCATTGGTGAACCTTTTAATCTTTTTGGATTCTGCATGAGATCATTTGGATGTGACCTTTCATGGGAAAAGGCATGGCTTGTGAGGTggtcaagatatatatatacatcctgatcaatgaaaaaaattattttaaatatttttttttacaatttatctatagtttaaatataaaaaagtgaatggatattttgaatctttcaaattttcttttttatttttccaaaaatataatttaaacttaagtaTAGGACTGTAGTTCTGTTTACTTTTCTATCAAGTGATTAtgactaaataaaattttaaacttaaataatttagatttcctaaatttaatgaataaatttaatttaactaaatcTACTACCATTATCCTTATGTCTATACCAAATTTGATGCTTGAtgcttataattaaataaaatatatatgtacgtattgtgtgtgtgtgtgtgtatatttatatataaatatatataattttattatacaaaaCAAAGGAAGAAATGTACCactgttttttttaataagatcCCTCCATTTTTTTGTAATTACTCCTTTCAACTTCTACcttcttactttttttatttctttgttttggtgaaaatttttatttacttaatcAAAAGcacgaaaatagaaaaaaaaaaaaaactagaaagttcaaaaaaatgttttaaaaaaattgagggtGCTTATTCTGATTATTCATccattttcattttcatctaCAATAAACCataacaacttaaaaaaaaatatttgcaataaTATTAATTTCACCAAATCAACAAATTCCATCACCATAATTAGCTAcacaactaaaataaataaaaacaaaaggaaaaaagaagctACAACATCTAAACCATTCATCTACAAGTTAACTAGGTGATCACTCTTGTATGTCCCATTCAAAAGGGTggatgaaaaggaaaaaaaaacaaacaaacataattaaaaaaaagataattatcCCTCTGGccaaactaatatatatatatatatatatatatggttaattTGAGAATGTGAGGAGAATTAATCAAGGATTAAGGATCAGATCCCCACACTTACACTTCCAATTAAGTGGCTTGTAATTTGAGGTATCATCATAATCACCCCTTGATGTGGTTGCTTTGGTGAGAGCATTAGGATCACTACtaatactactactactactactactactactactccaTCTCCTCTCCTTTGGGGCAATGGGCACTTGAACTGCCTCACAGTGCCCACATGAGATGCACCTCCCCTCGCACCGCGGCGGCCGCGATCCGATGAtcatcgccgccgccgacgccatTACCATCTCCTCCTACATTGACATCAATCAAATTTTAGTACATTTAGTAACAAAAAGTATTTATTTAGTGTTAAATATACGAAACAAAAGTTTAAGTTGATAGAGAACAGTATTTTCAataattatattcaacactccttTAACTTGTGGGCTAGAGATATTTGAAATTAACAATGATAGTAGTCTGGCGGAATTCAAACTCAGAATCTCAatactatattaattatataaaataattgttattctctaaaaagtttaaattgttAGAAAACAGGATTCTTGataattatattcaacattTAGAGATAAAATTATACCACATTTTCTGTGTATTGCATTCACTAAATATATATAGCATGTGTGTAAGTAAACATATATAGCATTATACTAtcacacttaaaaaaaaaaaaagaagagagttcACTAGATATAGAAGAAGGTCTCACCTTTGGAGCTTCTTCATGATTAGGTAGTAATCTACCTGCATGGAGCCACCACAAAGTTTAAAATGAGTgtaagagagagaaatggagatTGATAAAGTTGACCCATTAGAAgttacacacatatatatatatatatatatatatatatatatatatatatatatatatatatatatatatatatataaaatatatacacTATACCTTCATGAGAGTGAATGGCTAGAGAGGAGCTcaagaggaggagggagaggaggaggaggaggaggagatggagatgTGTGTGAGTATTGATGATGAGAAATGGGCAGTGACCCATTTGAATATTAGTAGGGTAGTTGATTGAATGAGTAAATGAATGAAGTGAACAAAAAGGAGAGCTATATATACACAAACAACAAGTTATGAACTAACCTACATATAAAAGTAGtggataagagagagagagagagattaaggAGGAGGGTGATGGACTCCTACTAGTGAGTGGGAGGTACCCTACAAGGAGGTGGTGTGGGGATGGGATGCCTGGGAAAGGTGTACTGTGGATCCAGGCATTGAATGCATTGATACCCATAAGAATCTCCCTGCTTCATTTGTGTGTcagtgtatagagagagagagagaaagagagtgagagagatgaaAAAGG
Above is a genomic segment from Ananas comosus cultivar F153 linkage group 15, ASM154086v1, whole genome shotgun sequence containing:
- the LOC109721093 gene encoding uncharacterized protein LOC109721093 (The sequence of the model RefSeq protein was modified relative to this genomic sequence to represent the inferred CDS: added 23 bases not found in genome assembly), producing MATTTTTTTKQPETLARNPRACFSVAAYAKAVVGGLVGGGAAVDAGLTAAELAAIEASLGFSFPPDLRNLLAEALPVSPGFPNWRSPSSSLVLLLRRPFADLLLRADRARETLDRAPILVPIYRRYYVPAAPALAGNXAWSGRGCTFPALDPKAPALAAPPPLAASQPPPPPAPSSSPVAAVDIADFFARWGSGAVVAAAAAAWGGKREEARRVEVWTEMAEEAAGTCGRGEAARAVERGLVEMGARLREAGWGEEEVREMMMMGARAGADVACGPRGGPYILILVIRPKNKKSNYNNCD
- the LOC109721094 gene encoding EPIDERMAL PATTERNING FACTOR-like protein 2, translating into MGHCPFLIINTHTHLHLLLLLLLSLLLLSSSLAIHSHEGRLLPNHEEAPKEEMVMASAAAMIIGSRPPRCEGRCISCGHCEAVQVPIAPKERRWSSSSSSSSSSISSDPNALTKATTSRGDYDDTSNYKPLNWKCKCGDLILNP